One part of the Streptomyces sp. AM 2-1-1 genome encodes these proteins:
- the fdhD gene encoding formate dehydrogenase accessory sulfurtransferase FdhD, with protein sequence MGRVTERRRTLRIRDKAVSSRADTLVAEEPLEIRLNGKPLAITMRTPGDDFALAAGFLVSEGVIGAGSEVRSIVYCAGATAEGVNTYNVVDVRLAPEVVVPDITLERNVYTTSSCGLCGKASLDAVRTTTRHPVADEPPVRVTPELLSALPDRLRAAQRVFDRTGGLHAAALFSEEGELLDVREDVGRHNAVDKLVGRALTDDRLPLSRSLLLVSGRASFELAQKAVMAGIPVLAAVSAPSSLAVDLAAESGLTLVGFLRGPSMNVYAGEHRIALEAPVAGG encoded by the coding sequence ATGGGACGGGTCACCGAGCGCCGCCGCACTCTTCGCATCCGGGACAAGGCGGTGTCGAGCCGCGCCGACACGCTCGTCGCCGAGGAGCCGCTGGAAATCCGCCTCAACGGCAAGCCGCTCGCCATCACCATGCGCACCCCGGGCGACGACTTCGCGCTGGCCGCGGGGTTCCTGGTCAGCGAGGGTGTCATCGGCGCCGGGTCCGAGGTGCGGTCGATCGTCTACTGCGCCGGCGCGACGGCGGAGGGGGTCAACACCTACAACGTGGTCGACGTACGGCTGGCGCCGGAGGTCGTCGTCCCCGACATCACCCTCGAACGCAATGTGTACACGACGTCCTCGTGCGGCCTCTGCGGCAAGGCCAGTCTCGACGCGGTACGGACGACCACCCGGCATCCGGTGGCCGACGAACCTCCGGTGCGGGTGACGCCCGAGCTGCTCTCCGCCCTGCCGGACCGGCTCCGTGCGGCGCAGCGGGTCTTCGACCGGACCGGTGGGCTCCACGCGGCCGCCCTCTTCTCCGAGGAGGGCGAACTGCTGGACGTACGGGAGGACGTGGGCCGTCACAACGCGGTGGACAAGCTGGTCGGACGGGCCCTGACGGACGACCGGCTGCCGCTGTCGCGGTCGCTCCTGCTGGTGTCGGGGCGGGCCTCCTTCGAGCTGGCACAGAAGGCGGTGATGGCCGGGATCCCGGTCCTGGCGGCGGTGTCGGCGCCGTCCTCGCTCGCCGTCGACCTCGCGGCCGAGAGCGGGCTGACCCTGGTCGGCTTCCTGCGCGGGCCGTCGATGAACGTGTACGCGGGCGAGCACCGGATCGCGCTGGAGGCCCCGGTCGCCGGGGGCTGA
- a CDS encoding bile acid:sodium symporter family protein: MSPRTLRLPSWLPVDAYILALFGTVVVAVLLPASGAAADVAGGASTGAVALLFFLYGSRLSTADALDGVRHWRLHLTVLGATFVLFPLLGLASEGLVPYVLTPQLQSGFLFLCLVPSTIQSSIAFTSLARGNVPAAICAGSFSSIAGIVITPLLAALLLGGTGGGFSADSLVRIVLQLLVPFLAGQLLRRWTTGFLGRHRKILGHVDRGSILLVVYTAFSEGMVAGTGHQVTPLRLVALLAAEAVLLTVMLLITWHGAKRLGFGRADRIAIQFAGSKKSLASGLPMAGVLFGAHASLAVLPLMLFHQMQLMVCAVIAKHRSREPEETETVGVPVPAAV; the protein is encoded by the coding sequence ATGAGCCCCCGCACCCTGCGGCTGCCGTCCTGGCTGCCCGTCGACGCGTACATCCTGGCGCTATTCGGGACCGTCGTCGTCGCCGTACTGCTCCCGGCATCGGGCGCCGCCGCCGACGTGGCCGGCGGGGCCTCCACCGGTGCGGTCGCGCTCCTCTTCTTCCTCTACGGCTCCCGGCTCTCCACGGCGGACGCGCTGGACGGGGTGCGCCACTGGCGGCTCCACCTGACCGTCCTGGGTGCCACCTTCGTCCTCTTCCCGTTGTTGGGACTGGCGAGCGAAGGACTCGTCCCCTACGTCCTGACCCCGCAACTCCAGTCCGGTTTCCTCTTCCTCTGCCTGGTGCCGTCGACCATCCAGTCGTCGATCGCCTTCACCTCCCTCGCGCGCGGCAACGTCCCGGCGGCGATCTGCGCGGGTTCCTTCTCCAGCATCGCCGGCATCGTGATCACCCCCCTCCTCGCCGCCCTGCTGCTCGGCGGCACCGGCGGGGGCTTCTCCGCCGACTCACTGGTGAGGATCGTCCTCCAGCTGCTGGTCCCTTTCCTCGCAGGTCAGTTGCTGCGCCGCTGGACCACCGGCTTCCTCGGCCGCCACCGGAAGATCCTCGGCCACGTCGACCGGGGCTCGATCCTCCTCGTCGTCTACACCGCCTTCAGCGAGGGCATGGTGGCCGGCACAGGGCACCAGGTGACCCCCTTGCGGCTCGTCGCGCTGCTGGCCGCCGAGGCGGTCCTGCTCACGGTCATGCTGCTGATCACCTGGCACGGGGCGAAGCGCCTCGGCTTCGGCCGCGCCGACCGCATCGCCATCCAGTTCGCCGGATCGAAGAAGAGCCTCGCCTCCGGGCTGCCGATGGCCGGCGTCCTGTTCGGGGCACACGCGAGCCTCGCGGTCCTGCCGCTGATGCTCTTCCACCAGATGCAGCTGATGGTCTGCGCCGTCATCGCGAAGCACCGCTCCCGCGAACCCGAGGAGACGGAAACGGTGGGCGTCCCGGTACCCGCGGCGGTGTGA
- a CDS encoding AMP-dependent synthetase/ligase, whose protein sequence is MAAARRPVGGLADAVFEQAHDDPHRVSFGRKDADGQWQDVTAEAFRDEVLALARGLVAHGIRFGDRVALMSRTRYEWTLFDFALWALGAQSVPVYPTSSAEQVLWMLHDAEVAAVMVEHEDHAMTVGSVIDRLPRLKRLWQLDGGAVSELMEAGTRIDDEVVHRHRRAVTPDSVATVVYTSGTTGRPKGCLITHANLMFEADTMAQRWEPVFHSSPGEEPSTLLFLPLAHVFGRMVEVAALRNRVTLAHQPELSAGALMPDLESFRPTFVLAVPYIFEKLFHGARRKAEAEGRLGPFDKAEEVAVRYAEATEQRTFGTGPGPSPGLRMQHQFFDKVVYKRFRDAMGGRIRHAMSGGSAMERRLGLFFAGAGIEIYEGYGLTETTAAATGNPPGRVRYGTVGQPIPGTTVHIAEDGEVWVHGSQVFAGYLGNPEATARAVHDGWLATGDIGALDEDGYLTITGRKKEILVTSGGKSVSPAGLEERVRAHPLVAQCIVVGNDRPYIAALVTLDQEAVDHWLAMQGRDPLPPAELVRDPDLEMEVRRAVVAANTAVSQAESIRTFRILAHRFSEERGLLTPSLKLKRKAIETAYSVEVDALYG, encoded by the coding sequence ATGGCTGCCGCACGACGTCCGGTCGGAGGCCTCGCCGACGCCGTATTCGAACAGGCGCACGATGATCCCCATCGGGTCTCGTTCGGCCGGAAGGACGCGGACGGACAGTGGCAGGACGTCACCGCCGAGGCCTTCCGCGACGAGGTGCTGGCGCTCGCCCGGGGGCTCGTCGCGCACGGCATCCGCTTCGGCGACCGGGTCGCCCTCATGTCCCGTACGCGCTACGAGTGGACGCTCTTCGACTTCGCCCTGTGGGCCCTGGGCGCCCAGTCCGTGCCGGTCTACCCGACGTCCTCGGCCGAGCAGGTCCTGTGGATGCTGCACGACGCCGAGGTCGCCGCCGTCATGGTGGAGCACGAGGACCACGCCATGACGGTGGGCTCGGTGATCGACCGGCTTCCCCGGCTGAAGCGCCTGTGGCAGCTGGACGGCGGCGCGGTCTCCGAGCTGATGGAGGCCGGGACCCGGATCGACGACGAGGTGGTGCACCGTCATCGGCGCGCGGTGACGCCCGACTCGGTGGCGACCGTCGTCTACACCTCGGGGACGACGGGCCGACCGAAGGGGTGTCTGATCACCCACGCCAACCTCATGTTCGAGGCGGACACCATGGCCCAGCGGTGGGAGCCGGTCTTCCACTCCAGTCCCGGCGAAGAGCCGTCCACCCTCCTGTTCCTGCCGCTCGCCCACGTCTTCGGCCGCATGGTGGAGGTCGCTGCGCTGCGCAACCGGGTGACGCTCGCCCACCAGCCGGAACTCTCGGCCGGCGCGCTCATGCCGGACCTGGAATCGTTCCGACCGACGTTCGTCCTCGCCGTCCCGTACATATTCGAGAAGCTCTTCCACGGCGCCCGCCGCAAGGCCGAAGCGGAGGGACGGCTGGGGCCGTTCGACAAGGCCGAGGAGGTCGCCGTCCGGTACGCGGAAGCGACGGAGCAGCGGACCTTCGGCACGGGCCCCGGCCCTTCGCCGGGTCTGCGCATGCAGCACCAGTTCTTCGACAAGGTCGTCTACAAGCGGTTCCGTGACGCGATGGGCGGCCGGATACGCCACGCGATGTCCGGCGGCTCCGCCATGGAACGGCGTCTGGGGCTCTTCTTCGCTGGGGCGGGCATCGAGATCTACGAGGGGTACGGCCTCACCGAGACCACCGCCGCCGCGACGGGCAACCCTCCCGGCCGTGTCCGGTACGGCACCGTGGGGCAGCCCATCCCCGGCACCACCGTCCACATCGCGGAGGACGGTGAGGTGTGGGTGCACGGGAGCCAGGTGTTCGCGGGCTATCTGGGCAACCCGGAGGCGACGGCGAGGGCGGTGCACGACGGCTGGCTCGCCACCGGTGACATCGGCGCGCTGGACGAGGACGGCTACCTCACCATCACCGGCCGGAAGAAGGAGATCCTGGTGACGTCGGGCGGCAAGAGCGTCTCCCCCGCCGGGCTGGAGGAGCGGGTCCGGGCCCACCCGCTGGTCGCCCAGTGCATCGTGGTCGGCAACGACCGCCCGTACATCGCGGCACTGGTGACCCTGGACCAGGAAGCCGTGGACCACTGGCTCGCGATGCAGGGACGCGACCCGCTGCCGCCGGCCGAACTCGTCCGGGACCCCGACCTCGAGATGGAGGTCCGGCGCGCGGTGGTCGCCGCCAACACCGCCGTCTCGCAGGCGGAGTCGATCCGCACCTTCCGCATCCTGGCTCACCGGTTCAGCGAGGAGCGCGGTCTGCTGACACCGTCGCTGAAGCTGAAGCGGAAGGCGATCGAGACGGCGTACTCGGTCGAGGTGGACGCCCTCTACGGCTGA
- a CDS encoding aldo/keto reductase, translated as MSKVPTLSLNNGVDMPQLGFGVWQVPDDEAERAVATAIEAGYRSIDTAAIYGNESGTGKAIATAGVAREELFVTTKLWNDDQGHDATLRAFDASLEKLGLDYVDLYLIHWPTPQKDRYVDTYRAFEKIYAEGRAKAIGVSNFLPEHLERLIGETSVVPVINQIELHPQLQQAESRALHAQHGIATEAWSPLGSGRGLLEVPTVVAVAQKHGRTPAQVVLRWHLQLGNVVIPKSVTPSRIAENIDVFDFELDADDLAAFAALDEGKRLGPNPADLN; from the coding sequence GTGAGCAAGGTCCCCACCCTCAGCCTCAACAACGGCGTCGACATGCCGCAGCTCGGTTTCGGTGTCTGGCAGGTGCCGGACGACGAGGCGGAGCGGGCGGTCGCGACGGCGATCGAAGCCGGCTATCGCAGCATCGACACCGCCGCGATCTACGGAAACGAGTCGGGCACGGGCAAGGCCATCGCCACCGCCGGTGTCGCCCGCGAGGAGCTCTTCGTCACCACGAAGCTGTGGAACGACGACCAGGGCCACGACGCGACGCTGCGCGCCTTCGACGCCTCCCTGGAGAAGCTGGGCCTCGACTACGTCGACCTGTACCTGATCCACTGGCCGACCCCCCAGAAGGACCGCTACGTCGACACGTACCGGGCTTTCGAGAAGATTTACGCCGAGGGCCGTGCCAAGGCGATCGGAGTCTCGAACTTCCTGCCGGAGCACCTGGAGCGGCTGATCGGCGAGACCTCGGTGGTCCCCGTGATCAACCAGATCGAGCTGCACCCCCAGCTCCAGCAGGCGGAGTCGCGCGCCCTGCACGCCCAGCACGGCATCGCCACGGAGGCGTGGTCCCCGCTCGGTTCGGGCCGGGGTCTCCTGGAGGTCCCGACCGTCGTCGCGGTCGCCCAGAAGCACGGCCGCACGCCGGCCCAGGTGGTGTTGCGCTGGCACCTCCAGCTCGGCAACGTCGTCATCCCGAAGTCCGTGACGCCGTCGCGGATCGCCGAGAACATCGACGTCTTCGACTTCGAGCTGGACGCGGACGACCTGGCGGCCTTCGCCGCGCTCGACGAGGGCAAGCGTCTCGGCCCGAACCCGGCCGACCTGAACTGA
- a CDS encoding 4a-hydroxytetrahydrobiopterin dehydratase yields the protein MPTAPLTPAEIEEGLGELPGWAYAEGRLTRGYRLPSHFAAAAFTLHIARIQDELNHHSDLTLGYRTVSLAVHTHDADGAVTAKDLALAARVTAAAPAHGAE from the coding sequence ATGCCGACCGCACCGCTGACACCGGCCGAGATCGAGGAAGGGCTGGGCGAGCTGCCCGGCTGGGCGTACGCGGAGGGCCGGCTGACACGCGGCTACCGGCTTCCGTCCCATTTCGCCGCCGCCGCGTTCACCCTGCACATCGCCCGGATCCAGGACGAGCTGAACCATCACTCGGATCTGACGCTCGGGTACCGCACCGTCTCCCTCGCCGTGCACACCCATGACGCGGACGGCGCCGTCACGGCCAAGGACCTCGCGCTGGCCGCCCGGGTGACCGCAGCTGCCCCGGCCCACGGGGCCGAGTAG
- a CDS encoding YoaK family protein codes for MATLLREARATLVPDPAGRDGPLPPLMLVLTVVTGLVDAVSYLELGRVFVANMTGNVVFTGFALAGAPGFSLAASLVALAAFVVGAFTGGAIVHRTRAAEHRGRLLLYALLTETVCVAAALVVILVSGSPYTGGVRFTLVVLLGLGLGVQNAAARAISVPDLKTTVLTLTITGIAADSRAAGGAGSRAGRRALSVAAMLLGALGGALAVLNGHPRLPLLLAVVLLVAVTLTAVPMARGGRAWATGHAGG; via the coding sequence ATGGCGACCCTTCTGCGTGAGGCCCGGGCCACCCTGGTTCCCGATCCGGCCGGCCGGGACGGTCCGCTGCCGCCCCTGATGCTCGTCCTGACGGTCGTGACCGGTCTGGTGGACGCCGTCAGCTACCTCGAGCTGGGCCGGGTCTTCGTCGCCAACATGACCGGCAACGTCGTGTTCACCGGCTTCGCCCTCGCCGGAGCGCCCGGATTCTCACTCGCCGCCTCCCTAGTGGCCCTGGCAGCCTTCGTGGTGGGCGCCTTCACCGGAGGAGCGATCGTCCATCGCACCCGTGCGGCGGAGCACCGGGGGCGGCTGCTGCTGTACGCGCTGCTCACCGAGACCGTGTGCGTGGCGGCCGCCCTCGTCGTCATTCTGGTCTCCGGCTCCCCGTACACGGGCGGCGTGCGGTTCACGCTCGTCGTGCTGCTCGGCCTGGGCCTCGGCGTCCAGAACGCGGCCGCCAGGGCGATCTCCGTGCCGGATCTCAAGACGACCGTGCTGACACTGACGATCACCGGTATCGCCGCCGACAGCCGGGCGGCAGGAGGAGCCGGCAGCCGGGCGGGGCGCCGGGCGCTCTCCGTCGCCGCGATGCTCCTGGGCGCACTCGGCGGCGCTCTGGCCGTACTGAACGGACACCCGAGGCTGCCGCTGCTGCTCGCCGTCGTCCTGCTGGTGGCGGTGACGCTCACGGCGGTCCCGATGGCCCGGGGCGGGCGGGCCTGGGCCACCGGACACGCCGGAGGGTGA
- a CDS encoding MarR family transcriptional regulator gives MSHSTPDTENPPGRPAAAERLRNLGTRLLSLAAIRSDRLVNERLARAGARKWHYAALATLEEFGPASQAELSRRTGIHRSDMVAVINELAERGLVARTPNPADRRQNVVSATPQGTEHLRELDAVLAEVEDEVLSPLTAPEREQLARLLAALVERPDRTM, from the coding sequence ATGAGCCACAGCACGCCCGACACCGAGAATCCGCCCGGACGCCCGGCCGCTGCCGAAAGGCTGCGGAATCTGGGGACCCGGCTCCTCTCCCTCGCGGCGATCCGGTCGGACCGCCTGGTGAACGAAAGGCTGGCGCGCGCCGGTGCCCGCAAGTGGCACTACGCGGCGCTCGCCACGCTGGAGGAGTTCGGACCGGCGAGCCAGGCGGAGTTGAGCCGTCGCACCGGGATCCACCGCAGTGACATGGTCGCGGTGATCAACGAGCTCGCCGAGCGCGGTCTGGTGGCACGCACGCCCAACCCCGCCGATCGCCGGCAGAACGTCGTCTCCGCCACGCCGCAGGGGACGGAGCACCTCAGGGAGCTGGACGCGGTGCTGGCCGAGGTGGAGGACGAGGTGCTCTCGCCGCTGACCGCACCGGAACGCGAGCAGTTGGCCCGACTCCTCGCCGCCCTGGTCGAGCGCCCCGACCGCACCATGTGA
- a CDS encoding epoxide hydrolase family protein codes for MIKPFRIAVPQADLDDLTARLSRTRWPDEVAGAGWDYGFPLARLKELAEYWRTGYDWRVHEDELNELAHFTTEIDGQNIHFVHVRSPEPDALALILTHGWPGSFLEFLDVIEPLSRDFHLVIPSIPGYGFSGPTRERGWDVVRVGRAWAELMRRLGYERYGAQGGDFGSGISTALGAVAPRQVVGVHVNYLPTRPLPDADMERLDLSETDRARVDTIRRLMANRPPYQALQATTPQTIGYALTDSPVGQLAWIAERFAQWTDPGAPVSDEKILTDVSLYWLTATAASSARLHRDSPRRVEPCSVPVGVAVFAHDITQSVRPLAERLYDIRHWSEFDRGGHFAAMEVPELLAGDVRDFFLTLSPTTGRSPR; via the coding sequence ATGATCAAGCCGTTCCGCATCGCCGTCCCGCAGGCCGACCTCGACGACCTCACCGCTCGCCTCTCCCGCACCCGTTGGCCCGACGAGGTGGCCGGCGCCGGGTGGGACTACGGCTTTCCGCTGGCGCGGCTGAAGGAGTTGGCCGAGTACTGGCGCACCGGTTACGACTGGCGCGTCCACGAGGACGAGCTGAACGAGCTCGCGCACTTCACCACCGAGATCGACGGTCAGAACATCCACTTCGTCCATGTCCGCTCCCCGGAACCGGACGCGCTCGCGCTCATCCTCACCCACGGCTGGCCCGGCTCGTTCCTGGAGTTCCTCGACGTGATCGAACCACTCTCCCGCGACTTCCACCTGGTGATCCCGTCCATCCCGGGTTACGGCTTCTCCGGGCCGACCCGTGAGCGCGGCTGGGACGTGGTCCGGGTCGGGCGGGCCTGGGCGGAGCTGATGCGCCGCCTCGGGTACGAGCGGTACGGCGCGCAGGGCGGCGACTTCGGCTCCGGCATCTCCACCGCGCTCGGCGCGGTGGCGCCCCGGCAGGTCGTCGGGGTGCACGTCAACTACCTGCCGACCCGGCCGCTCCCGGACGCCGACATGGAACGGCTGGATCTCTCCGAGACGGACCGGGCGCGCGTCGACACCATCAGGCGGCTGATGGCCAACCGCCCGCCGTACCAGGCCCTGCAGGCCACCACCCCGCAGACGATCGGCTACGCGCTGACCGATTCGCCGGTCGGTCAACTGGCTTGGATCGCGGAGCGTTTCGCCCAGTGGACGGACCCCGGCGCACCGGTCAGCGACGAGAAGATCCTCACCGACGTCTCGCTGTACTGGCTGACCGCCACAGCGGCCTCCTCGGCGCGACTGCACCGCGACTCCCCGCGGCGCGTCGAGCCGTGCTCCGTACCGGTCGGTGTGGCGGTGTTCGCGCACGACATCACCCAGTCGGTGCGACCGCTGGCCGAGCGGCTGTACGACATCAGGCACTGGTCGGAGTTCGACCGCGGTGGCCACTTCGCCGCCATGGAGGTACCGGAGCTGCTCGCCGGGGACGTCCGGGACTTCTTCCTCACCCTCTCGCCCACGACCGGCCGTTCCCCACGCTGA
- a CDS encoding UDP-N-acetylmuramoyl-L-alanyl-D-glutamate--2,6-diaminopimelate ligase — protein sequence MKLSELLAGQDHHILQGDPETTWITAGTTFDADRVTAGSLFIAVPGHREGGPGSVGLAHARGAAAVLVDADAPALPVPAAGVCTVRVPDTRKAAAVVASRYFGEPGREMDLVAITGTNGKTSVSYMVESVLRLSEGATVGVIGTAGSRTGDEPISMPRSVLTTPEAPDLQYLLGRMRDRGADSVVLEATSMALLTHRVDCTFIDVGVFTNLTQDHLDDHGTMENYRDAKLRLFQGLCRRAVVNADDPVGAMIQAMMPGAVTTYGLDAEAADYRATDLTVDASGTRFTLHHDGRKYPAAIPVPGRYSVANALATVAACHALGHELGGLVAALDRLPPIPGRFERFRTPGGTSVIVDYAHSPDSLDKVLTTIRGFAPGRVITVFGCGGDRDTTKRAEMGEIAGTHSDLCVLTSDNPRNEDAEAILDQIAPGLTATGTPFERFVDRRRAIAFALSAAGPDDIVLIAGKGSEPHQIVGEELLPFSDMATVRELAGA from the coding sequence GTGAAGCTGAGCGAGCTGCTGGCCGGGCAGGACCACCACATTCTCCAGGGCGACCCGGAGACCACGTGGATCACTGCGGGAACGACCTTCGATGCCGACCGGGTGACGGCCGGGTCGCTGTTCATCGCGGTGCCCGGACACCGTGAAGGCGGTCCCGGCTCCGTCGGACTGGCCCACGCGCGCGGCGCGGCGGCGGTACTCGTCGATGCCGATGCCCCCGCTCTTCCGGTGCCGGCGGCGGGTGTGTGCACCGTACGGGTGCCCGACACCCGGAAGGCAGCCGCAGTTGTCGCCTCCCGCTACTTCGGTGAGCCGGGTCGGGAGATGGACTTGGTGGCGATCACCGGCACCAACGGGAAGACGTCGGTCTCGTACATGGTCGAGTCGGTGCTCCGGCTCTCGGAGGGCGCGACCGTGGGGGTCATCGGGACGGCCGGCAGCCGGACCGGCGACGAGCCGATCTCCATGCCGCGGTCGGTACTGACCACGCCCGAGGCACCGGACCTGCAGTACCTGCTGGGCCGCATGCGCGACCGCGGGGCCGACAGCGTGGTGCTGGAGGCGACATCGATGGCCCTGCTGACGCACCGGGTGGACTGCACGTTCATCGACGTCGGGGTCTTCACCAACCTGACGCAGGATCACCTCGACGATCACGGAACGATGGAGAACTACCGGGACGCCAAACTCCGCCTGTTCCAGGGCCTGTGCCGCCGCGCGGTGGTCAACGCCGACGACCCGGTGGGCGCCATGATCCAGGCGATGATGCCCGGCGCGGTCACCACCTACGGCCTCGACGCCGAAGCGGCGGACTACCGTGCCACCGACCTCACCGTGGACGCTTCCGGCACACGGTTCACCCTGCACCACGACGGCCGCAAGTATCCGGCGGCGATTCCCGTACCGGGGCGGTACTCGGTGGCGAACGCACTGGCCACGGTGGCGGCCTGCCACGCCCTGGGGCACGAGCTGGGCGGCCTGGTGGCCGCGCTCGACCGGCTGCCCCCGATCCCGGGCCGGTTCGAACGCTTCCGGACCCCGGGCGGCACATCGGTGATCGTGGACTACGCCCACTCGCCGGACTCCCTGGACAAGGTCCTGACGACCATCCGAGGTTTCGCTCCGGGCCGCGTCATCACCGTCTTCGGCTGTGGCGGGGACCGTGACACCACCAAGCGGGCCGAGATGGGCGAGATCGCAGGGACCCACTCCGACCTGTGCGTCCTCACCTCCGACAACCCCCGCAACGAAGACGCTGAGGCGATCCTGGACCAGATCGCCCCAGGTCTCACGGCAACCGGCACCCCGTTCGAACGGTTCGTCGACCGCCGTCGCGCGATCGCCTTCGCCCTGTCCGCCGCGGGCCCGGACGACATCGTCCTGATCGCCGGCAAGGGCAGCGAACCCCACCAGATCGTCGGGGAAGAACTGCTTCCCTTCAGCGACATGGCAACAGTGCGGGAACTCGCCGGAGCGTAG
- a CDS encoding GNAT family N-acetyltransferase, which translates to MTEHPASWPAAVPLTTPRLVLEPLRVDHAPEAVTVFDDVRLHTWTGGTPDSLAQLVSRYERQSAGRSPDGTRGWLNWILRRTSDGRVIGTVQATVYRPASGNALEASVAWVIGTAHQNEGYGREAALAMASWLRARGVAELAAYIRPGHDASAAVARALGLRASAVVEEDEVRWSDSGT; encoded by the coding sequence GTGACCGAACATCCTGCCTCCTGGCCCGCCGCGGTTCCTCTGACGACACCTCGCCTGGTCCTGGAGCCGCTCCGCGTGGACCACGCCCCAGAGGCGGTGACCGTCTTCGACGACGTCCGGCTCCACACGTGGACGGGTGGGACACCGGACTCGCTCGCGCAGCTCGTCTCACGGTACGAGCGGCAGTCGGCGGGCCGTTCGCCGGACGGTACGCGGGGATGGCTCAACTGGATACTGCGCAGGACGTCGGACGGCCGGGTGATCGGCACGGTCCAGGCCACCGTGTACCGGCCGGCGTCCGGGAACGCGCTGGAGGCGTCGGTCGCCTGGGTGATCGGTACCGCCCACCAGAACGAGGGCTACGGGCGGGAAGCGGCGCTCGCCATGGCGTCCTGGCTGCGGGCGCGGGGGGTGGCCGAGCTGGCCGCGTACATCCGTCCCGGCCACGACGCGTCGGCGGCCGTCGCCCGCGCTCTCGGGCTGAGGGCGTCCGCCGTGGTGGAGGAGGACGAAGTCCGGTGGAGCGACTCGGGGACGTAG